A window of Cohnella herbarum contains these coding sequences:
- a CDS encoding rod shape-determining protein encodes MVGGFTRDLGIDLGTANTLVYIKGRGIVVREPSVVALRTDTKKIVAVGSDAKKMIGRTPGNIVAIRPMKDGVIADFETTATMIKYFIRRAQKPRTLFPRHPNVMVCVPSGITPVERRAVEDATKQAGAREAYIIEEPFAAAIGADLPVWEPMGSMVVDIGGGTTEVAVISLGGIVTSKSIRVAGDEMDDAIIAYIKRLYNLMIGERTSEQLKMEIGSAMPLDKVESIEIRGRDLVSGLPKTLAITSDEITEALSDTVNSIIDAVKVTLEKCPPELSADIMDRGIVLTGGGALLRNLDKMLARETGMPVLVAENPLDCVAIGTGRALENIHLFKSKGGSSRSGR; translated from the coding sequence ATGGTTGGAGGATTTACGCGGGATCTAGGTATCGATCTTGGAACCGCAAATACGTTGGTTTATATCAAAGGCAGGGGAATCGTCGTCAGAGAACCGTCAGTGGTCGCTCTGCGTACTGATACAAAAAAAATCGTGGCGGTCGGTTCGGACGCCAAAAAAATGATCGGCCGGACGCCGGGGAACATCGTAGCGATTCGCCCGATGAAAGACGGAGTTATCGCCGATTTCGAGACGACGGCTACGATGATTAAGTATTTTATTCGCCGCGCGCAGAAACCGCGGACGTTGTTTCCGCGCCATCCTAACGTCATGGTCTGCGTACCGTCCGGAATTACGCCCGTTGAACGACGCGCGGTAGAGGATGCGACCAAGCAAGCGGGAGCGCGCGAGGCCTATATTATCGAAGAACCGTTCGCAGCGGCGATCGGCGCGGATTTGCCGGTATGGGAACCAATGGGAAGCATGGTTGTCGACATCGGAGGCGGAACAACGGAAGTCGCGGTCATCTCGCTCGGAGGAATCGTAACCAGCAAATCGATTCGCGTCGCGGGCGATGAAATGGATGATGCGATTATCGCCTACATTAAACGCCTGTACAATCTCATGATCGGCGAGAGAACGTCCGAACAACTGAAGATGGAGATCGGTTCGGCGATGCCGCTCGATAAAGTCGAATCCATCGAAATCCGCGGGCGGGACCTCGTCAGCGGTTTGCCTAAGACGCTGGCCATTACTTCCGATGAGATCACGGAAGCGTTATCCGATACGGTCAATTCGATTATCGATGCTGTCAAAGTTACGCTTGAGAAGTGTCCTCCGGAACTGTCGGCGGATATTATGGACCGGGGAATCGTATTGACGGGCGGCGGGGCGTTGCTTCGCAACCTGGACAAGATGCTTGCGCGCGAAACGGGCATGCCTGTACTCGTTGCGGAGAACCCTTTAGATTGCGTAGCGATCGGAACCGGCAGGGCGCTTGAGAATATTCATCTCTTCAAGTCCAAAGGCGGGTCATCCCGGTCCGGCCGCTAA
- a CDS encoding DUF4321 domain-containing protein yields the protein MKKNGWILLLFIFLGLLAGALVAVWLKEVPGLTFLTRAIKVNWSPAADLSVIQYSLNLNVNFSLLSVIGAIVAIWLYRKM from the coding sequence ATGAAGAAAAACGGATGGATTTTATTGCTGTTCATTTTCTTGGGATTGCTTGCCGGAGCATTGGTAGCCGTATGGCTAAAGGAGGTTCCGGGGCTCACCTTTTTGACTCGTGCGATTAAAGTCAACTGGTCTCCGGCGGCGGATTTGTCGGTGATCCAGTACAGCTTGAATTTAAACGTTAACTTTAGCCTCTTAAGCGTGATAGGAGCAATCGTCGCGATATGGCTATATCGCAAAATGTAA
- a CDS encoding Maf family protein, whose product MLSGSTDRFNLILASASPRRQELIALLGLPVRVVPSRVDEDTPEDWSPEQIVEGLSLRKANAVKEQLTESVDESSIIVGSDTIVVLNGKAMGKPRDEQDAREMLEQLSGQVHEVYTGVSCIRIFDGKTATAHRVTRVKMRSLTGEQISRYVATGEPLDKAGSYGIQEIGSLLIDSIEGDYFNVVGLPVSLLAVMLEPFGITLP is encoded by the coding sequence ATGCTTTCCGGATCGACAGATCGCTTCAATCTTATCCTTGCTTCCGCTTCGCCGCGCAGGCAAGAATTAATAGCATTGCTGGGGTTGCCCGTACGGGTAGTGCCAAGCCGGGTCGACGAAGATACGCCGGAGGACTGGTCTCCAGAGCAGATCGTAGAGGGACTTTCCTTACGCAAGGCGAATGCCGTAAAAGAACAATTAACCGAATCGGTAGATGAATCGTCTATTATTGTAGGCAGCGATACGATTGTTGTTTTGAATGGCAAGGCGATGGGAAAACCTAGAGACGAGCAAGATGCAAGGGAGATGCTTGAGCAGCTTTCCGGTCAGGTGCACGAAGTATATACCGGAGTGTCTTGCATTCGAATTTTCGACGGGAAGACGGCTACCGCGCACCGCGTGACGAGAGTCAAGATGAGAAGCTTGACCGGCGAACAAATCTCAAGGTACGTCGCAACAGGCGAGCCGTTGGACAAGGCCGGCTCTTATGGCATCCAAGAGATCGGTTCGTTGCTGATCGATTCTATCGAAGGCGATTATTTCAATGTCGTCGGTTTGCCCGTTTCTCTGCTAGCCGTCATGTTGGAGCCATTCGGGATCACCTTGCCTTGA
- the radC gene encoding RadC family protein, with amino-acid sequence MEQRSFRLREIPSEERPRERMQQFGAEALSHAELLAILLRTGTSNESAIHLAQRILNECGGLRKLAETKWDELTQIHGIGPAKALQLQASLEFGRRVARSRLPETVKITCPQDAADLLMEELRHHKEEHFVCLFLNTKNQVIGRQTLSIGSLNASIVHPREVFKAAIRRSSASILCAHNHPSGDPTPSAEDLQLTKRLGEAGQLMGIELLDHLVIGDNRFISLKEMGCL; translated from the coding sequence GTGGAACAACGATCCTTCCGTTTGCGCGAGATTCCGTCAGAGGAACGACCGCGGGAACGCATGCAGCAGTTCGGAGCAGAGGCGCTCAGCCATGCGGAATTACTCGCGATTCTTCTCCGTACGGGTACTTCCAATGAGTCCGCGATTCACTTAGCTCAACGCATATTAAATGAATGCGGCGGATTACGCAAGCTGGCGGAGACGAAGTGGGACGAGCTGACGCAAATTCACGGGATCGGTCCCGCGAAGGCGCTTCAGCTTCAAGCCTCTCTTGAGTTCGGACGGCGCGTTGCCCGCTCCAGATTGCCGGAAACGGTCAAGATTACTTGTCCGCAAGATGCGGCGGATCTTCTGATGGAAGAGCTCAGACATCACAAGGAGGAGCATTTCGTCTGTTTGTTTCTCAATACCAAGAATCAAGTTATTGGCCGTCAGACGTTGTCTATCGGCAGCTTGAACGCTTCCATCGTCCATCCGAGAGAAGTGTTCAAAGCGGCCATTAGGCGCAGCAGCGCCTCGATTCTGTGCGCTCATAATCACCCGAGCGGCGATCCAACGCCGAGCGCAGAGGACCTTCAGCTAACGAAGCGGTTGGGAGAAGCCGGACAATTGATGGGAATCGAACTTCTCGATCATTTGGTAATCGGTGACAATCGCTTTATAAGTTTGAAGGAGATGGGTTGCTTGTAA